The following proteins come from a genomic window of Halorussus halophilus:
- a CDS encoding SWIM zinc finger family protein, translated as MSIRKQSGDSSSDPTEHVLSVLEFTTRTAKRAQYEAFEFTVTTDGVEVRNTSHANPSAHEYLVTVHNGIPKQCGCPADAKYEGACKHRLAVAIRTPILEAATHRLATDGGVQTASPQDDSERPDDCNCVAGSDFPCWECYRSGRRDLPEV; from the coding sequence ATGTCGATACGGAAACAATCCGGAGACAGTAGTTCAGACCCAACCGAACACGTTCTCTCCGTGCTGGAGTTCACGACGAGGACCGCCAAACGCGCCCAATACGAAGCCTTCGAATTCACGGTCACTACAGACGGTGTCGAGGTTAGAAACACGAGTCACGCAAACCCAAGCGCGCACGAATACCTCGTCACCGTCCACAATGGAATTCCCAAACAGTGTGGATGCCCCGCTGACGCGAAGTACGAGGGAGCCTGCAAGCACCGACTTGCGGTTGCGATTCGAACACCCATTCTCGAAGCTGCAACGCATCGACTAGCCACTGACGGCGGCGTACAGACTGCATCCCCACAAGACGACAGTGAACGGCCTGACGACTGTAACTGCGTCGCGGGTAGTGACTTTCCCTGCTGGGAGTGCTATCGGAGTGGACGGCGCGACCTACCTGAAGTATAG
- a CDS encoding outer membrane protein assembly factor BamB family protein, whose protein sequence is MTIDWHKDRFDLGNSGHAPTSGPDGSPTCRWQCDVGYSVPGTPAVVGDSVYVATMYPTDSKPNVLGVNRHTGEITMETASDDPFGETRGSVCVADGIVYVSVLDDPPVTRGYDAKTGERVREYDVQPPIHSDKSPFIADGAVYSAVDFALGAFDARSEEALWTHNPEAEIYGTPAMSDGTLYAGGVKTVGESVESGDDDFPYAEQVASRLQAIDAATGRVEWERNILPKPETPAVVDGTCYVCGQQPYRRYATFDVPADIKDAIRKERSDGGIPEYGVVQAVATDDGSERWRRKLSEPVRTPPAVTRERVIVGTDAGTILGLDAKTGTVVWRFQPDKAERVRTAPAIASGVAYVGSGQTLYALDIRSGTVQWQYDMDAVIGSSPAVVDGTVYVVGADNMLRAIE, encoded by the coding sequence ATGACCATCGACTGGCACAAGGACAGATTTGATCTCGGGAACTCAGGCCACGCGCCCACGAGTGGTCCCGATGGCTCGCCAACCTGTCGATGGCAGTGTGATGTCGGTTACAGCGTTCCAGGGACGCCTGCTGTCGTCGGGGACAGTGTCTACGTGGCAACGATGTATCCAACGGACTCAAAGCCGAACGTCCTCGGCGTCAACCGGCACACCGGTGAGATCACAATGGAGACCGCTTCCGATGATCCTTTCGGTGAGACGCGGGGCTCGGTGTGTGTCGCTGACGGTATCGTCTACGTTTCGGTCCTTGACGACCCTCCAGTGACCCGAGGATACGACGCGAAGACCGGCGAGCGCGTTCGGGAGTATGACGTCCAACCACCTATTCATAGCGACAAGTCTCCTTTCATCGCCGACGGTGCAGTCTATTCGGCCGTCGACTTCGCACTGGGGGCCTTCGACGCTCGCTCGGAAGAAGCGCTATGGACTCACAATCCGGAGGCGGAGATCTATGGAACGCCTGCGATGTCCGACGGCACTCTGTACGCCGGAGGTGTCAAGACGGTCGGAGAGTCCGTTGAGAGTGGTGACGATGATTTCCCGTACGCAGAGCAAGTAGCCTCTCGGCTGCAGGCAATCGACGCGGCAACGGGTCGCGTGGAGTGGGAGCGCAATATTCTCCCGAAGCCAGAGACGCCGGCCGTAGTTGACGGTACGTGTTATGTTTGTGGTCAGCAACCGTACCGGCGGTACGCAACGTTCGACGTGCCAGCGGATATCAAAGATGCGATACGGAAAGAGCGGAGCGATGGCGGCATCCCTGAGTACGGCGTCGTCCAGGCAGTGGCCACCGATGATGGCTCCGAGCGCTGGCGAAGAAAGCTATCAGAACCGGTCCGGACGCCGCCAGCAGTCACCCGCGAGCGGGTGATTGTCGGGACCGATGCAGGAACCATCCTTGGCCTGGATGCCAAAACGGGTACTGTAGTGTGGAGATTTCAACCCGACAAGGCTGAGCGAGTCCGAACGGCACCGGCAATCGCAAGCGGAGTTGCCTATGTCGGGAGTGGGCAAACACTCTACGCGCTCGACATTCGTTCGGGGACGGTCCAATGGCAATACGACATGGACGCGGTCATCGGTTCCTCACCAGCAGTCGTTGATGGAACGGTGTACGTGGTCGGTGCGGACAATATGCTCAGGGCAATCGAATGA
- a CDS encoding transcription initiation factor IIB — translation MAIQPVYDRAFDEDVDDHEPELTSERSCEECHGRLRTRDGETACTECGLLIREYRLDHRPAPFYEDDDKQPRTGAPLSPTLHDYGLTTEIGYRKDAAGNTLPVRKRRQLTRLRRHHSNARWGTTANKNLGRGFSEIGRLTTALEMPGTIREQACTILRAAQREDLFSGRSIDALAPASVYAALRCLGLPWTLPELAGDACCDVSAARQSYNVLNREIELPTRPVRPKAFIPRFASALDVPARVRRRAGELVEQAAQDGLTMGSKPSGVAAGALYLAARKTGVSLTQVEIAETTSVTPVTLRRHYKRLAEAEVESS, via the coding sequence ATGGCTATCCAACCAGTATACGACCGCGCGTTCGACGAAGACGTAGACGACCACGAACCCGAACTGACCAGCGAGCGATCGTGTGAGGAATGCCACGGCCGACTCCGCACACGGGACGGCGAAACCGCCTGCACGGAGTGTGGCTTACTCATCAGGGAGTACCGACTCGACCACCGACCAGCACCATTCTACGAAGACGACGACAAACAACCCCGGACAGGCGCGCCGCTGAGTCCAACGCTCCACGACTACGGACTCACAACCGAAATCGGCTACCGGAAAGACGCAGCCGGAAACACGCTCCCTGTGAGGAAACGACGGCAACTCACTCGCCTACGACGCCACCACAGCAACGCGCGCTGGGGGACGACAGCAAACAAGAATCTGGGTCGTGGCTTCAGCGAGATCGGCCGACTCACCACGGCACTCGAGATGCCTGGAACCATCCGAGAACAGGCCTGCACCATCCTCCGAGCGGCACAGCGTGAAGACCTCTTCAGTGGTCGAAGCATCGACGCGCTCGCCCCAGCCAGTGTCTATGCCGCGTTACGGTGTCTCGGCCTCCCGTGGACGCTTCCAGAACTTGCCGGCGATGCCTGCTGTGACGTCAGTGCTGCACGCCAGTCCTATAATGTCCTCAATCGTGAAATCGAACTCCCAACGAGACCCGTTCGGCCGAAAGCCTTCATCCCCCGATTCGCGTCTGCGCTCGACGTTCCCGCGAGAGTACGACGGCGAGCAGGCGAACTCGTTGAACAAGCAGCACAGGATGGACTCACGATGGGGTCGAAGCCTTCGGGTGTGGCGGCTGGCGCGCTCTATCTCGCCGCGCGAAAGACTGGTGTCTCTCTCACTCAAGTCGAGATCGCCGAGACAACGAGCGTTACTCCGGTCACCCTCAGACGACACTACAAGCGTCTCGCTGAAGCAGAGGTTGAATCCTCGTAG
- a CDS encoding DUF7504 family protein, which yields MSGGSTVRGDREADPPDEYADFLSVLHELKSTGCNLLVVGDVTDYLYTKASSRLLGDADITRYRLLAVTDATTQSIADRLPGANETPRPLPETTQIINHAGAPRSVTTATNESTPRNLAGIPEISVADPELRGLQRTLIEQMDEFADQAEPSGLNPTELRVGIDSLDSLFEQHDEDVVLQALGWIGQAVTKYDGMAHYILRENYTSERVQALAGDMDAIIEIRSVDPVEHEHEAEQRWHVPERELTTDWHPL from the coding sequence ATGTCCGGCGGTTCTACAGTGCGCGGCGACCGGGAAGCCGACCCACCCGATGAATATGCAGATTTCCTCAGTGTCCTCCATGAGTTGAAGTCAACAGGCTGTAACCTACTCGTCGTCGGTGACGTCACAGACTACCTCTACACGAAAGCGAGTTCACGGCTATTAGGAGACGCAGATATCACTCGCTACCGTCTCCTCGCAGTGACTGACGCAACTACCCAGAGTATCGCCGACCGCTTACCGGGCGCGAACGAAACACCTCGTCCACTACCTGAGACTACCCAAATCATCAACCACGCTGGCGCACCACGTTCGGTCACCACCGCCACGAATGAGAGTACGCCCCGTAATTTAGCGGGAATCCCCGAAATCTCCGTGGCGGACCCCGAACTTAGAGGCCTTCAACGAACGCTGATCGAGCAAATGGACGAGTTCGCCGACCAAGCAGAGCCCAGTGGCTTGAACCCCACTGAGCTTCGCGTCGGAATCGATTCGCTCGATTCACTCTTCGAACAGCACGACGAAGACGTCGTCCTTCAGGCACTCGGCTGGATTGGTCAGGCAGTCACGAAGTACGATGGAATGGCGCACTATATTCTTCGAGAAAATTACACTAGTGAGCGAGTTCAGGCCCTTGCCGGCGATATGGATGCGATCATTGAGATTCGCTCTGTTGATCCCGTCGAACACGAACATGAAGCCGAGCAACGCTGGCACGTTCCAGAACGCGAGTTAACGACTGACTGGCATCCGCTCTGA
- a CDS encoding CHAT domain-containing protein: MRQLDRDSGVEHAMKPTFTSLSNTSGLEIIDPIETRRFVFLTSAPVTPEPAPTEGFTFPVTGACRIETASLILPNAVALDIRRPDGTNIASISPQANREFGADDYLIELHGPLKIYLRLKSGIRVDTTSDRIEILFDELTSVKIGARSYHSSPGSTITVPDDPEKVMAALSTFGSTIKTTSPERAWPTLRGHPPRLELGDELRIPDHMEPPETGVTIQIPAEYDAIYPIAPLAYYLGAEVVPGTPAVVTTDSGFDYSLGEQSRVCADRVEHLLKRMFVLDCVIRTEGHYPVPLAERDIVEDRTNLDIPALYDASIVQRLEAYETVPDEVVEALMPMWHRTTYTRPTSDAVELLPYLVNDLSLLRIKQREQQPEPTEEEQEVQDALDSFLRRASSDAAFVRSTGTREVYRGTGSDQDNGGSSSISTRGIPGVGEYISLPETNTLEKSWIGEETPIHGSKLHPAGFANETPEVTDGFIEITVVCNDTEMREEWDAISEIYGNRKDILVDATCEFEVSTDELRDILARDTDIVHYIGHIDGSGFKCPDGILDATTLSNVGATIVFLNGCRSHNQGVAVLEAGANATVSSLGDVGNTGAMEVGETLARLLYRGFSVGSAMSIVEEYTTIGRNYVVIGDPGVAIAQCENGLPLIYYINNNSGEVYEDEYTFEPYVYPISITNIGSIFQSYLPDLDQYYVGVGICGESNVSKNTFQSILPGTTVPLIEDGNLVWSHNWL, encoded by the coding sequence GTGAGACAACTCGATAGAGATTCGGGGGTCGAACACGCAATGAAACCTACCTTCACTTCACTCTCAAACACATCCGGTCTCGAAATAATCGACCCAATTGAGACCCGTCGGTTCGTTTTCCTCACAAGTGCCCCAGTCACCCCAGAGCCGGCGCCAACTGAGGGGTTTACATTTCCAGTCACAGGAGCCTGCCGGATAGAGACGGCGAGTCTTATACTCCCGAACGCAGTTGCACTCGACATTCGAAGACCAGACGGCACGAACATCGCATCAATCAGCCCCCAAGCAAATCGAGAATTTGGTGCCGATGATTATCTAATAGAGTTACATGGACCATTGAAAATATATCTGCGTCTGAAGAGTGGAATACGGGTCGACACTACCAGTGATAGAATAGAGATACTATTTGATGAACTCACGTCTGTCAAGATTGGTGCGCGCTCCTACCACAGCTCTCCTGGCTCGACAATTACCGTTCCTGACGATCCTGAAAAAGTGATGGCCGCTCTCTCGACGTTTGGCTCGACAATTAAAACCACGTCGCCAGAGCGTGCCTGGCCAACATTACGAGGCCACCCACCACGCCTTGAGTTAGGTGACGAACTCCGTATCCCCGACCATATGGAACCTCCAGAAACGGGAGTTACAATTCAAATCCCTGCCGAGTACGACGCGATTTATCCGATTGCTCCCCTCGCGTACTACCTTGGGGCTGAAGTCGTCCCAGGCACCCCAGCAGTGGTGACAACTGATTCTGGGTTTGACTATTCGCTTGGGGAACAGTCTAGGGTCTGTGCGGACCGAGTTGAACACCTTCTCAAACGGATGTTCGTCCTTGACTGTGTTATCAGGACTGAAGGTCACTACCCCGTCCCACTTGCTGAGCGTGATATTGTCGAAGACCGAACCAACTTGGATATCCCGGCGCTGTACGATGCCTCGATTGTCCAACGTCTTGAGGCATATGAAACAGTACCGGATGAAGTGGTTGAAGCACTCATGCCTATGTGGCATCGTACGACTTACACGCGACCGACTAGTGATGCAGTCGAGTTACTACCCTACCTCGTAAACGACCTATCGTTGCTTAGAATCAAACAACGCGAACAGCAACCGGAACCGACGGAAGAAGAGCAAGAAGTTCAAGATGCACTTGATTCGTTCTTACGACGTGCGTCCTCTGATGCAGCCTTTGTTCGATCGACAGGAACACGGGAGGTGTACCGAGGAACAGGCAGCGACCAAGACAATGGTGGTAGTTCAAGCATTTCTACACGGGGGATACCGGGAGTTGGTGAATACATTTCGCTACCAGAGACCAACACACTAGAGAAGTCATGGATTGGGGAAGAAACACCGATTCATGGGTCAAAATTACATCCGGCAGGGTTCGCTAATGAGACACCAGAAGTAACAGACGGGTTCATCGAAATCACGGTCGTCTGTAATGACACCGAGATGCGTGAAGAATGGGATGCCATTTCGGAGATTTACGGAAATCGCAAGGATATCCTAGTTGATGCCACCTGTGAATTCGAGGTTTCCACCGATGAATTACGTGATATACTCGCTCGTGACACCGATATCGTACACTACATCGGACACATCGACGGGTCCGGATTCAAGTGTCCAGATGGCATCCTTGACGCAACTACACTGTCGAACGTCGGAGCAACAATTGTATTCTTGAATGGGTGTCGTTCACATAATCAAGGAGTTGCTGTATTGGAGGCTGGCGCAAATGCCACGGTCAGTAGTTTGGGCGACGTTGGGAATACAGGAGCGATGGAGGTTGGTGAAACACTGGCTCGATTACTGTATCGTGGATTCAGTGTGGGGAGTGCGATGAGTATTGTAGAAGAATATACCACGATAGGCCGAAATTATGTCGTGATTGGTGACCCAGGAGTCGCAATCGCACAATGTGAAAACGGATTACCACTCATATATTATATAAATAATAATTCGGGGGAAGTGTATGAAGATGAGTATACTTTTGAACCGTATGTCTATCCCATTAGCATCACGAATATTGGGAGTATCTTTCAGTCATACCTCCCGGATCTCGACCAATATTACGTCGGAGTGGGAATCTGCGGAGAATCTAATGTTTCGAAGAACACGTTCCAAAGTATTCTTCCCGGAACGACAGTACCACTAATTGAAGACGGGAACTTGGTATGGAGTCACAACTGGCTATAG
- a CDS encoding DUF7503 family protein yields MVSNASNFVDWLAENPKMMGVFWALVLIFSETSVVASGGNAIYGP; encoded by the coding sequence ATGGTGTCGAACGCATCCAATTTCGTGGACTGGCTCGCTGAGAACCCTAAAATGATGGGTGTCTTTTGGGCTCTCGTACTAATATTTTCAGAGACAAGTGTTGTCGCGAGTGGTGGAAACGCGATTTACGGGCCATAA
- a CDS encoding HEPN domain-containing protein, with amino-acid sequence MTTRIQSQIEAADDDLQDWLSTYAEAGVPELALVALLQTQAAQIERTGYIPRTHSLRQNDLDGGH; translated from the coding sequence GTGACTACTCGAATCCAATCCCAGATTGAAGCCGCAGACGACGACCTACAAGACTGGCTCAGTACCTACGCGGAGGCTGGTGTCCCAGAACTCGCGCTCGTCGCGCTCCTACAAACACAAGCCGCCCAAATCGAACGAACCGGATACATCCCACGAACCCACTCACTAAGACAGAATGACCTCGATGGAGGTCATTAA
- a CDS encoding helix-turn-helix domain-containing protein, with product MSEVDDAILEFLHALGRPGGAQVALPPRPIWYHLVNELETLDKSPATFSRRLKQLTERGLLEMRDENAAYYRISETGLAYLDGEITAEQLLLSEE from the coding sequence ATGTCCGAAGTTGACGATGCAATTCTTGAGTTCCTCCATGCACTCGGAAGGCCTGGTGGAGCGCAAGTCGCATTACCACCGCGACCCATCTGGTATCATCTCGTCAACGAACTCGAAACGCTCGATAAAAGCCCAGCCACATTTTCACGCCGATTGAAGCAACTCACAGAGCGAGGACTCCTTGAGATGCGGGACGAAAACGCAGCGTACTATCGAATTAGCGAAACTGGACTTGCTTATCTTGACGGTGAGATTACCGCAGAACAACTTCTGTTATCTGAAGAGTGA
- a CDS encoding Eco57I restriction-modification methylase domain-containing protein, which yields MSQATLSPDPYLNSNLFSGYYLDERVDDLDYWDCDEEAQEAFNKLQVLWETEGDLVAGHNEDELIDSWIDEVLDVLGFGTLSETSLPNSGGYTDRLLFESEEGRRDAALRKEDGDLEATFNLSSAVLEAKQWDYDFSKRFSEQRSYRDASHQIKYYLEHTPERLQWGILTDGKKWRLYGTKDYATETYYEIDLPEILESGDLDAFKYFYVFFRPEAFRETSGTSFLDTVWNESETAAQELGEDLQDNVFTALRILGEGFVETNDLDIDPADEKARAELKEQSLVLLYRLMFVLYAESRHLIHPDDPTAEDDYQANFSLDQLRQDIHGDIQAGDSFEDYSEHSTSMWSRLQDLFRLVDTGEESLGIPPYNGGLFDDDSHGFLADNQVSNRYISEVIYRLGTTQSEDGSFVLADYADLDTRHLGTIYEGLLEHEFRIAPEQYAAVSDDGGQVWKPATEVSVADAVETVETGELYVVNDDGERKATGAYYTPDYVVAYIVEETIDPLISDIDDDLREDGLEPSDREYFAQFWQRILNLKVLDPAMGSGHFLTKATGYLTERVMEVVREQEIQSYDEQDLRREIAKECIYGVDLNGMAVELAKLSMWLETLATDQPLAFLDHHLKAGNSLVGSNIMEVLADDTVENGGQLTLLQAFARVRQRTLEHVMDLMKDLLSIDNESLEEIKSMEEIYAEIRADPLYQRLFELANVHTAEQFGVDVDEDAYEIMAQAIEDEDDWSEIRGKDWFRSAQKIAKEEDFFHWELEFPEVFFSEEGEQMEQAGFDAVVGNPPYVRIQRIHQELTQYLFSEYDSCASRTDLSLPFIEAAINLLNDTGYAAYISTSQWISTDYGRTARDYLSAGRIRKILDFNTLPVFEGVSTYPAIFVMAKKCKDTLSYAEVTEEADLTLDSVRKQEFRDISYSQLDEDSWVLDKLDLRATLDTRTQTTPLSELGHFHIGAITGLDDVFVVDEETIQEKNLEEELIFPYAHQNQEIQRFATVDPEHYLIYPYRSENGDSILLEESRLNQEYPNIHKHLSEHHDELTERKDSRKFYAQGPDWYQFLRPGRFDYVEAQKLLFRGLATRTCVGWLKERTVFSGNNCPGFISDTDEYSDEYLLALLNSKLLSEYLVQLSPAKMQGYSRFNAGDLNEAPVRSVDFDVDINVEQKSESAYQLYKESILEPVEPEEFTEISEAVNCEPPAVAHEFITFIVPEVTQLVDKLSDLNLSILDHLGGYSDGSTLSEIGLTQPPKDSAESILQETSDDRPNLRIGKASVVRETLNTVEIRLTARYKPDEEDNHETDQWGYTETDLLPALRITDLTEVEADLIEEFLPKAVDEAGGFANFRATATKTNSLVDRLRSLTLPVVDEVSDGLQSYIDTKDRAEELEKKIDCTEHLIDLVIYELYGLTDEEISIVEDSSDE from the coding sequence ATGAGCCAAGCGACCCTTTCCCCGGATCCGTACCTCAACTCAAATCTCTTCTCCGGGTACTACCTTGATGAGCGTGTTGACGACCTCGATTACTGGGACTGCGATGAGGAAGCTCAAGAAGCATTCAACAAACTGCAGGTGCTCTGGGAAACAGAGGGCGACCTCGTAGCGGGACACAACGAGGACGAACTGATAGACTCTTGGATAGACGAGGTTCTCGATGTTCTCGGTTTCGGCACCCTCTCAGAAACATCATTACCGAACAGTGGCGGGTACACCGACCGCCTACTTTTCGAATCGGAAGAGGGGCGGCGAGACGCCGCACTGAGAAAGGAAGATGGAGATCTCGAAGCGACGTTCAACCTCTCCTCGGCAGTTCTCGAAGCGAAGCAATGGGACTACGACTTTTCCAAGCGGTTCAGCGAGCAACGGTCCTATCGAGACGCTTCTCACCAAATCAAATACTATCTCGAACACACCCCCGAACGGCTTCAGTGGGGTATTCTCACCGACGGTAAGAAGTGGCGTCTCTACGGCACCAAAGATTACGCTACGGAGACGTACTACGAGATTGATCTGCCGGAGATCCTCGAATCTGGAGACTTGGACGCGTTCAAATACTTCTACGTGTTCTTCCGCCCGGAAGCGTTCAGAGAAACCTCCGGTACCTCGTTCCTCGATACCGTTTGGAACGAGAGTGAGACAGCTGCTCAAGAACTCGGCGAAGACCTACAGGATAACGTTTTCACCGCACTTCGAATCCTCGGCGAGGGATTCGTCGAGACGAACGACCTCGATATCGACCCGGCCGACGAGAAGGCACGAGCAGAACTGAAAGAACAGTCGCTGGTTCTCCTCTACCGGCTGATGTTCGTGTTGTATGCCGAATCACGGCATCTAATACACCCTGATGATCCTACTGCAGAGGACGATTATCAAGCCAATTTCAGTCTCGACCAACTTCGGCAAGACATCCACGGCGATATCCAAGCCGGAGACTCGTTCGAAGACTACAGCGAGCACTCCACGTCCATGTGGAGCCGCCTTCAGGACCTGTTCCGACTCGTAGATACCGGCGAGGAATCGCTTGGCATTCCACCGTACAATGGCGGACTGTTCGACGACGATAGTCACGGTTTCCTTGCAGATAACCAAGTGTCGAACCGATACATCTCGGAGGTCATCTACCGTCTCGGTACAACCCAGAGCGAAGACGGATCTTTCGTACTTGCCGACTACGCCGACCTCGACACGCGGCATCTCGGAACGATTTACGAGGGACTGCTGGAACACGAGTTCCGTATCGCACCCGAGCAGTACGCTGCAGTTTCTGACGACGGTGGACAGGTATGGAAACCTGCGACAGAGGTTAGCGTTGCAGACGCCGTCGAAACCGTCGAAACGGGAGAACTGTACGTCGTCAACGACGACGGAGAGCGAAAGGCTACAGGAGCATACTACACGCCGGACTACGTTGTTGCTTACATCGTCGAGGAGACGATAGACCCACTCATTTCGGACATCGATGACGATCTTCGAGAAGACGGACTTGAACCGAGCGACCGAGAATACTTTGCTCAGTTCTGGCAGCGGATTCTAAATCTGAAGGTGCTTGATCCGGCGATGGGGAGCGGTCACTTCCTCACGAAGGCGACGGGCTATCTCACCGAGCGAGTCATGGAAGTAGTGCGCGAACAGGAGATTCAATCGTACGACGAGCAGGACCTCCGACGAGAGATCGCCAAGGAATGCATCTATGGCGTGGACCTCAACGGAATGGCCGTCGAGTTGGCTAAGCTCTCTATGTGGCTCGAAACTCTGGCAACCGACCAGCCACTTGCGTTCCTTGACCATCATTTGAAGGCTGGAAATTCGTTAGTAGGCTCGAATATTATGGAAGTATTGGCAGATGATACCGTAGAGAACGGTGGACAGCTTACTCTTCTTCAGGCATTTGCTCGTGTTCGTCAACGTACCTTAGAGCATGTGATGGACCTAATGAAAGACCTTCTCTCCATAGATAATGAATCACTGGAAGAAATCAAATCAATGGAGGAGATCTATGCTGAGATTCGTGCAGATCCATTATATCAACGGTTATTTGAATTGGCCAATGTTCATACTGCCGAACAATTTGGGGTGGATGTAGATGAGGATGCTTACGAAATAATGGCCCAGGCAATCGAAGATGAAGATGATTGGAGCGAAATTCGCGGAAAAGATTGGTTTAGGTCTGCACAGAAAATTGCAAAAGAAGAAGACTTCTTCCATTGGGAACTGGAGTTCCCTGAGGTGTTCTTTAGTGAAGAAGGGGAACAAATGGAACAGGCAGGATTCGACGCGGTAGTTGGAAATCCACCATATGTACGAATTCAGCGGATTCATCAGGAACTTACCCAGTATCTCTTCTCCGAATATGACTCTTGCGCGAGTCGTACTGATTTGTCTCTTCCATTCATAGAGGCAGCTATTAATCTACTCAACGATACGGGCTATGCAGCATACATCTCCACATCACAGTGGATTTCGACGGATTACGGTCGGACTGCGCGAGATTATCTATCCGCCGGTCGGATTCGGAAGATACTCGATTTCAACACGCTTCCAGTATTCGAAGGTGTCTCGACGTACCCTGCGATATTTGTTATGGCTAAGAAGTGTAAAGACACACTTTCATATGCCGAAGTCACTGAAGAAGCAGACCTTACACTGGATTCTGTGAGGAAGCAGGAGTTTCGTGATATATCCTATTCGCAGCTAGACGAAGATAGTTGGGTCTTAGATAAACTGGATCTCCGCGCAACTCTCGACACACGGACTCAAACTACTCCGTTGTCCGAACTTGGACATTTCCATATTGGAGCAATTACTGGTCTCGATGATGTATTCGTAGTAGATGAGGAGACAATTCAAGAGAAAAATCTTGAAGAAGAACTTATATTCCCATATGCCCACCAGAATCAGGAGATACAGCGGTTTGCAACGGTTGACCCAGAACACTATCTAATTTACCCGTATCGGTCTGAGAATGGTGATTCAATCCTCCTTGAAGAATCCCGACTAAATCAGGAGTATCCGAATATCCATAAGCATCTCTCTGAACATCATGATGAACTCACCGAACGAAAGGATTCACGGAAATTCTATGCGCAAGGCCCGGACTGGTATCAATTCTTGCGGCCAGGGCGTTTCGATTATGTTGAGGCACAGAAACTCCTGTTTCGAGGACTCGCAACTCGGACTTGTGTTGGGTGGCTGAAAGAGAGGACTGTATTTAGTGGGAATAACTGTCCTGGATTCATCTCGGACACAGATGAGTACTCGGATGAGTATCTGTTAGCTCTTCTAAACTCAAAGCTTCTTTCAGAGTATCTTGTTCAGTTGTCCCCTGCGAAAATGCAAGGATATAGCCGGTTTAACGCGGGAGACCTAAATGAAGCACCAGTTCGGTCAGTTGACTTCGATGTAGACATTAATGTCGAACAAAAATCAGAATCTGCCTATCAACTGTATAAAGAATCTATTCTCGAACCAGTTGAGCCCGAAGAGTTTACGGAGATATCTGAGGCAGTCAATTGCGAACCTCCTGCAGTCGCGCATGAATTCATTACCTTCATCGTTCCGGAGGTTACCCAGTTAGTGGATAAACTCTCGGATCTCAACCTCTCAATACTGGATCACCTCGGTGGCTATTCCGACGGTTCAACACTGTCGGAAATAGGGCTTACTCAACCCCCCAAAGATTCAGCTGAATCTATTCTTCAAGAGACATCTGACGATAGACCAAATCTTCGAATTGGTAAGGCTTCGGTAGTTCGTGAAACACTGAACACCGTCGAAATACGACTCACAGCTCGTTACAAGCCTGATGAGGAAGATAACCACGAAACAGATCAATGGGGTTACACAGAGACTGATTTACTTCCAGCGCTGCGAATTACCGACCTTACAGAAGTAGAGGCAGATCTCATTGAAGAATTCCTTCCCAAAGCTGTTGATGAAGCCGGTGGATTCGCTAACTTCCGGGCGACTGCGACAAAAACGAATTCGCTTGTAGACCGATTGCGTTCGTTGACCCTTCCCGTCGTGGATGAGGTTTCCGACGGTCTCCAAAGCTACATTGACACAAAGGACCGTGCAGAAGAATTAGAAAAGAAGATCGACTGCACTGAACACTTGATTGATTTAGTCATCTATGAGTTGTATGGATTAACTGATGAGGAAATAAGTATCGTAGAGGATTCTTCAGATGAGTGA